The following DNA comes from Nothobranchius furzeri strain GRZ-AD chromosome 19, NfurGRZ-RIMD1, whole genome shotgun sequence.
CAGGCCACACCAGGACACCCTCCATCAAACCAGGGTCAGCCAGCTTGGTGCACCTGCTCCTACTGCCGAATGATGCCTACAGACCTGGAAAACAAGTGCTGTAGACAGGATCCAGAATGGGGTTTGAGCAGGCGTGCTCATTTTAACCTGTACTGCATGGATGAAGGCATCCTGCGTTTGGCTCGGCAGACGTGGAATGACATTTTGGCTCTGCGTGATAGCCAAGACCCTGGATCAGATAATCGGGAGTACCGTTACTGTGCCTATAGACAGTACACTATTTGGCAATATGGACGTCTTGGCGCTGGCAATCGTAGGGTGATTCCTTCCTGCTGTGTTTGGAGGATTAGAGACAAATACCCTGACCACTTTGGGATTTATGTTGGTTATAAAGAAGCCCCCTTCCGCTGAAACAAACATGCAACTCATGACCAACTCAGAAGTTTGACTTACTTTTATTGTTGTTGCAAACTTTTTGTACATATTTACATAAATAAATCTGTAGTGTTCAACTTTGATTGCCATCAGCCTCTGTTTAGGTATCACATAAgtcctgtaaaaaacaaaaattacatttatgtaaTTTTCTTCCACAAAAATGGAGAGGAGATTTGGTTATAATCACTACCTGTCCTCTGCGTTGTTGTGTCTGTACCAGTTCAGCTGTAGGAGGAGGGCTGATCCCGGAGAGAGGACCCAGGGCCCTGGGGTCATCAGCCTGAATGCTTCTTCTTTTTGGGAGTCCCCCAGCAGAGCTGAGGCGCTTCTCCAGGATTCTTGTCTGCAGCTCTGGGATGTAGCCGTAGTCTTTGGTCTCCTTTACAGTGTGAACACTGTAACGCTGCGACTTTTTGTTGTAGACTCGTTTGTGTCTAAAAAAATGAATTTAGACATTAGGAAATTATATAAAGGTATTATGAATATATAAAAGCCACCAAGTTTGACTTACGATACTTCGCCTTTGATGTTCACATGCACTGGGCGATGGTTATGGTGGTTGTAGTCTAATGCAGCGAGGAGTGTCCTAGCTTCATAGACACCAAATGAGAATGCAAAGCGTTTCCCGGcgtacatcaagatgtgattttgGAACGACTCCAGCTCAGCAGTGGtcctgggggaaaaaaacaatgtCTGTAGAAGAAATAAATTCTAACTCAGCGCAATATAATATACTTTGTGGTAGGTATTACAACATTACAGATACTGGAATCAGGGCAATACCAATCTAATGTCCTCATGTGTGTAGTTTACAGATAACAAGAACCAATACTAAAAATGTAGAAACAGCAGTATTTTCATCTAAAATATTAATTTTCAGATAAAATTTCATATTAGTGgttgtttatttgtgttttacaTTTTATCTAAATCTACTTCAATTGTAGCACCAGGCAGAGAAGACAATAAAACCGGTCTTCTGCTTCATTGCATTGTTTGGTGTGGTATAAGTAACTGTTATGGTACTTGTTATTGGAAAGAACTCAGATCCAAGTGCAGAGATTGTATTAGTTAGAAAAAAGCTGCATTGTTGTTTTCCAATTTTGTTTTACTGTTAGTAAGACAATAACTTTACATTTCCACCAAATGTCAGTAATTTACCTAAAGGTGAGCAACTTCTCTATATCCTTTAGCCATCGCTGGTTCAGAACAATCCGTGAAAGCGCCACATGTGCAGCAGATCCATGTGGAATGAGCTCTTTGTCTGGGTTCTCCGCCAAAGGAGCATGAAAGCACCTGCCAAAGCCCCATTCATGCTCTCCAGTCACGTGGTGAAGTACACCCTTCCAGACATCCTAAAAACACACAAAGtagaaaatacaaacatttacatCGTGAGTAGAAAAAGATAATGAACCATGGCAgcaaatataaacaaaaacattacatTAGTGGACGACTGTATACATGAATACTGTGTTTGTACAAACCATAAACTCTTCTCTGGTGCTTGTGTGCTGACAAGCATACCACTTTCAACAAGCACTTTATCGTGTATTGGGAAAACTGGAatggatgctgctgatggtgcttCTAAATTCTCTTCCAAATCTGCCTCCACACAATCAGCAATGTCAAATACAGCTTCATCCAGGCCAATGCTAGGAAGTTGGTCAACTTCATCCTGTGAGACACACCTATTGCACaagattttttatatatatatatataatcagtgaATAGAAAGTGAGAGTGGGGATGTTACtacttatttaaaaaattcaattaTGAAACATACCTTATTGATATTGGAGGTACATAATCTGAGTCATACGGGTCTAAAGCTCCTTCTCCTTCAAACTCTAATCTGGAATTAAATACAGCAGCAAAATATGACAATATATACTGACATATATCATTTCATTGACAATAATTTGTTACTTACAAACTGTTTTCCAAACTATTGGCTCTTTCCTCGTCTAAATAGTCCACTTTCAGCTCCATCGATTTGATGCtacaaaaacaaacagaataCATTAATTATGAAAACAGAGGGTATGCATCAAATGATTAAAAGCCCTGCATATTTACCTTTCCTCCAACAATTCTACCTCTTGATCTGCTTTTAGAGGTTCAACTCCTGCGATCTGGAAGTCATCCCTGTTGACAAGTAcacagtatttattttatttgatgtggAGAACAATTATCTGACATATGAGTTGCATTTTGTTTACAAGTGAACTTACCTATCAGATTCCCCTGCAGTTACTGAACTGGGGCGACAAGGACCTGCAAACACTGCTGTAGATGGCCCACGTGGTGTTGATGTAAGTGGTCCCTTTGATGAAGCGTGCTTCTCATAACTAAAAAAGTAAAGCAACTTTTAATACTCCAGTCATGTGTACACGTTAACAATTGAGATTCTGTTATATAAACAATAGATTTGATTAGCGACGCAGTTTTACAAAGTTTAGACTTCTTTTACACAATTCTAGTACATTACACTAACAATATACTGTAATTTCCGGCCTAAAAGCCACTATTATTTCCCTGTGCTTTGAAGCCTGCAGCAAATATCATGGTGCggctctaaacttgcaggcacgttcacccgtgtttaaaattcgtttttgtgaattaaaacaacaacgaaaaaattccgtgtagcgtctttctgtctaattatcttgtgTTATGGCcaaacatgcgctgtgcgccagcTTGTATTTGGGTGCTGGTGTGtagaaaacacttttttttttgctgatgcggCTGGAAATAGGTAATCTGATGTGTAGACGCTAGACAAGCAGCCTATAAATGTTATGATATACGGAAACCCCCCAGCTTACTTTGAAAGCATCCACAGCCCTTTC
Coding sequences within:
- the LOC129164620 gene encoding uncharacterized protein isoform X2, producing the protein MDVWKGVLHHVTGEHEWGFGRCFHAPLAENPDKELIPHGSAAHVALSRIVLNQRWLKDIEKLLTFRTTAELESFQNHILMYAGKRFAFSFGVYEARTLLAALDYNHHNHRPVHVNIKGEVSHKRVYNKKSQRYSVHTVKETKDYGYIPELQTRILEKRLSSAGGLPKRRSIQADDPRALGPLSGISPPPTAELVQTQQRRGQVVIITKSPLHFCGRKLHKCNFCFLQDLCDT
- the LOC129164620 gene encoding uncharacterized protein isoform X1 is translated as MDSAKNKKRAASSTSGTPAQTPNKSKKPRRVYSSAGKRAKLEYDRRRQRTRINIGPAFEEWKMLRKSLRMKTHPQLASFLPKSYEKHASSKGPLTSTPRGPSTAVFAGPCRPSSVTAGESDRDDFQIAGVEPLKADQEVELLEESIKSMELKVDYLDEERANSLENSLLEFEGEGALDPYDSDYVPPISIRCVSQDEVDQLPSIGLDEAVFDIADCVEADLEENLEAPSAASIPVFPIHDKVLVESGMLVSTQAPEKSLWMSGRVYFTT